In Pseudocalidococcus azoricus BACA0444, a single genomic region encodes these proteins:
- a CDS encoding TolC family protein has protein sequence MNLHWKPGLFNPVTRGLLGSFGLTTVFAGLVMPVTLAQTNTPMPLQPPQSNGAAFPNLPATGGPAPTSSGELVRLNPSPDPLYLPTRPEEVKIDLNQPLSLAQSVEVARRNNPQLQVIEQQLRQSRASLRQSEAALYPNLSFATSVGANDSALLKISNQEIQNQFNNLPPLQQFLQGRPNTINTFSAPASASLQLSYNVFTSGQRDGSIKAAQEQVRNAELDLQRQLEQLRFDVTNNYYDIQQADALVRIAQAAVENSRISLRDAVAREKAGLGTVFEVLQAEVQLANNQQQLIQAQSQQSTARRQLAQTLNVANTVNLSAADPIQVIGEWQLSLEQSIALGFRNRVELAQQISQRNVALQQRRVALGNLGPQISISATGNGADDLADSSDPQVGYAVNGQLSLVLFDGGASKASAAQQEASAAIAEAQFANFRNLIRFQIEQAYYTLQSSDQNIRTNRVAVQQATEGLRLARLRFQAGVGTQLEVSNAETSLTQSQSNLLSATVDYNRAISALQRYVSGLPLNPRNITATP, from the coding sequence GTGAATCTGCATTGGAAACCCGGATTATTCAACCCAGTTACCCGTGGATTGTTAGGGAGTTTTGGGTTAACTACTGTTTTCGCGGGGCTGGTAATGCCAGTGACATTGGCCCAGACGAATACTCCGATGCCCTTACAACCTCCCCAGTCCAATGGTGCTGCTTTTCCAAACCTGCCCGCCACCGGTGGCCCAGCACCCACATCTTCAGGAGAATTAGTCCGTCTCAATCCCAGTCCTGATCCCCTCTATCTGCCCACTCGCCCAGAGGAAGTCAAAATTGATTTGAATCAACCCCTGAGCCTGGCCCAATCCGTAGAGGTGGCCCGCCGCAACAATCCCCAATTGCAAGTCATTGAGCAACAACTCCGTCAAAGCCGGGCCAGTTTACGCCAGTCCGAAGCAGCCCTTTATCCGAACCTGAGCTTTGCCACCAGTGTTGGGGCCAATGATTCCGCCCTCCTGAAAATCTCCAATCAAGAAATTCAAAATCAATTTAACAACCTTCCTCCCCTGCAACAATTTCTTCAGGGTCGCCCCAACACGATTAATACCTTTAGTGCGCCGGCCAGTGCTTCGTTGCAATTGAGCTATAACGTCTTTACCTCTGGGCAACGGGATGGCTCGATCAAAGCGGCTCAAGAACAGGTTCGTAATGCCGAATTAGACCTCCAACGCCAACTGGAACAACTGCGGTTTGATGTCACCAATAACTACTACGACATTCAACAGGCCGATGCCCTTGTCCGAATTGCCCAGGCCGCGGTGGAAAATTCGCGCATTAGTCTCCGGGATGCGGTGGCTCGAGAAAAGGCTGGCCTGGGAACCGTCTTTGAAGTCCTCCAGGCCGAGGTACAACTGGCTAATAATCAACAACAGTTAATCCAGGCCCAGAGCCAACAATCCACGGCCCGCCGCCAACTGGCCCAAACCCTGAATGTGGCCAATACGGTTAACCTTTCCGCTGCGGATCCGATTCAAGTGATTGGGGAATGGCAGTTATCCCTGGAGCAAAGCATTGCCTTGGGATTTCGCAACCGAGTCGAACTAGCCCAGCAAATTAGTCAACGGAATGTCGCCCTCCAACAACGGCGGGTAGCTCTCGGGAACTTGGGGCCGCAAATTTCGATCTCCGCCACGGGCAATGGGGCTGATGACTTGGCCGACAGTTCCGATCCCCAAGTGGGCTATGCCGTGAATGGGCAACTAAGTTTGGTGTTGTTTGACGGGGGAGCATCTAAGGCCAGTGCCGCGCAGCAGGAAGCCAGTGCCGCCATTGCCGAAGCCCAGTTTGCCAATTTTCGGAATTTAATTCGCTTTCAGATTGAGCAGGCCTACTACACCTTGCAATCCAGTGACCAAAATATCCGCACCAACCGGGTTGCTGTCCAACAGGCCACAGAGGGACTCAGGTTAGCTCGATTACGATTCCAGGCCGGGGTCGGGACACAACTCGAAGTCAGTAATGCGGAAACCTCCTTGACCCAGTCCCAAAGTAATCTGCTCAGTGCCACTGTGGACTACAACCGGGCCATTTCTGCCCTCCAGCGGTATGTCAGTGGTCTGCCCTTAAATCCCCGTAACATTACAGCCACCCCCTAA
- a CDS encoding response regulator, with protein MRQKTLAITGATLVGLVSIIYGISVSVLNHNIHADTQARAKRGADAIFNLVELKKEDFTRDFQSWSAWDETYQFVLDGNLEYLQANLIPDTYKNLDINLIAIVNREGELVYGGTFYSNNINVQALPKDFLPYIESGRLMAKWPGDRHVGLIHLREGVLLFTAQPILNSQNQGPVRGTAIYGQFLDSRFSQRISHIIQAPVTLIPIASGLYLPDFSDTENRVREQYLDLDFAHPVITPLKNGDLATYVFLMGINQKPAAILRLEVSPSIPLLAEESRWVLVGASGGVGLIFGAIMLLLLERLVLARLSTMSAGVSQIRRSGDVCQRLPVRGGDELSALERNINGMLAALESSQKQLTQALQVKTSFMATMSHEIRTPLNAIVGMTGLLLETRLDTEQRDYVETVRLGSENLLTVINEILDFSKLEAHEMQLEMVNFNLQACVDEVVDLLAGNAHRKNLELAALVEYDVPAWLKGDESRLRQVLVNLVNNALKFTSAGEVVIRVRSGDEMGQTAFSGESTPEAVPPTTLLRFTVEDTGIGIPAAALPKLFQPFTQVDASTTRKYGGTGLGLAICRQIVEMMGGQIGVESTEGVGSCFWFEIPFPLGTAADPLVAPPGLVGKRVLLVDDNQTNLDISRYHLRHWGLEVLTAMSAHAALEVLNSNHASGQGVDLALLDMQMPDVDGLTLGRQIRQLPLAQTIPLVMLTSLGPTDPQCRAEFDAYLVKPVRPSRLFNTLVALLTPPAAPSAPPIPEVLITPSESSLRILVAEDNVTNQKVALRQLKNLGYGADVVSNGLEAVLAWETVGYDLIFMDCQMPEMDGFEATRQIRAKEQRTATHVPIIALTANAMPEDRQRCYGAGMDDYLSKPVRKQDLAAKLQQWGQRPPLDLPVQSLFS; from the coding sequence TTGCGGCAAAAAACCTTAGCTATTACCGGAGCAACCTTGGTGGGCCTGGTGAGTATTATCTATGGAATTTCCGTTTCTGTCCTCAATCACAACATTCATGCCGACACCCAGGCCCGGGCTAAAAGAGGGGCTGATGCAATTTTCAACTTGGTAGAACTGAAGAAAGAAGACTTCACTAGGGATTTTCAAAGCTGGTCGGCCTGGGATGAAACCTATCAGTTTGTTCTGGATGGCAATCTTGAGTATTTGCAGGCCAACCTGATTCCAGACACCTATAAGAATTTGGATATTAACCTGATTGCAATTGTGAATCGAGAGGGGGAACTGGTCTATGGAGGTACGTTTTATTCCAACAATATTAATGTTCAGGCCCTGCCAAAGGATTTTCTTCCCTACATTGAATCTGGACGGTTAATGGCTAAGTGGCCGGGGGATCGTCATGTGGGTTTAATTCATCTGCGCGAAGGGGTTTTACTGTTTACGGCTCAGCCAATCTTAAATTCTCAAAACCAAGGCCCGGTCAGGGGAACAGCAATTTATGGTCAATTCTTAGATAGTCGCTTCAGTCAACGCATCTCCCATATTATTCAGGCCCCAGTCACCCTAATTCCCATCGCCAGTGGTCTGTATCTGCCTGATTTTAGCGACACAGAGAACAGAGTCAGAGAACAATATCTTGATCTTGATTTTGCTCATCCGGTGATCACCCCCCTCAAAAATGGTGATCTAGCCACCTATGTCTTCTTGATGGGGATTAATCAAAAACCGGCGGCCATTTTGCGCCTAGAGGTCAGCCCCAGCATCCCCCTGTTGGCCGAAGAAAGTCGTTGGGTCTTGGTGGGAGCTAGTGGTGGTGTGGGTCTCATTTTTGGCGCAATTATGCTTCTGTTGCTGGAGCGGTTGGTGCTGGCCAGATTATCGACGATGAGTGCGGGGGTGAGTCAAATCCGCCGTTCGGGAGATGTCTGCCAACGTTTACCAGTGCGTGGCGGAGATGAGTTATCAGCCCTAGAGCGGAACATTAATGGGATGCTGGCGGCATTAGAGTCTTCACAAAAACAACTCACCCAGGCCCTCCAGGTGAAAACCAGCTTTATGGCCACCATGAGTCATGAAATTCGCACCCCCCTCAACGCCATTGTTGGGATGACGGGCCTACTGTTAGAAACGCGACTGGATACGGAACAGCGGGACTATGTGGAAACCGTCCGTCTAGGCAGCGAAAACCTGTTGACGGTCATTAATGAAATCCTTGATTTTTCCAAGCTAGAAGCCCATGAAATGCAGTTGGAGATGGTAAATTTTAACCTCCAGGCCTGTGTGGATGAAGTGGTAGACCTGTTGGCGGGGAATGCCCATCGGAAAAATTTAGAACTTGCGGCCCTGGTGGAGTACGATGTCCCGGCCTGGTTAAAAGGAGATGAAAGTCGCCTCCGGCAAGTGTTAGTTAACCTGGTCAACAATGCCCTGAAGTTTACTAGCGCGGGAGAGGTGGTGATTCGCGTCCGGAGCGGGGATGAGATGGGGCAAACTGCCTTTTCAGGGGAATCTACACCAGAAGCAGTACCCCCAACCACCCTGTTGCGCTTCACAGTCGAAGATACGGGGATTGGGATTCCGGCGGCGGCCTTACCCAAACTCTTCCAACCCTTTACCCAAGTGGATGCCTCAACAACCCGGAAATATGGGGGCACAGGCCTCGGCTTAGCCATCTGTCGGCAAATTGTGGAAATGATGGGTGGGCAAATTGGGGTTGAGAGTACGGAGGGGGTGGGTTCCTGTTTTTGGTTTGAAATTCCTTTTCCCCTGGGAACAGCGGCAGACCCCCTCGTGGCTCCCCCGGGCCTGGTGGGCAAACGGGTGCTTTTGGTGGATGATAACCAAACTAACTTAGACATTAGCCGCTATCATCTGCGCCACTGGGGCCTGGAGGTTCTGACTGCCATGAGTGCCCACGCCGCCCTAGAGGTTCTGAACAGCAACCATGCTTCTGGCCAGGGGGTTGATCTTGCCCTTTTGGATATGCAGATGCCCGATGTGGATGGTCTCACCCTCGGCCGGCAAATTCGCCAACTTCCCTTGGCCCAAACAATCCCCCTCGTTATGCTCACATCCCTGGGGCCAACGGATCCCCAATGTCGAGCGGAATTTGATGCCTATTTAGTCAAGCCTGTTCGCCCATCGCGCTTGTTTAATACCCTAGTGGCACTTCTGACTCCCCCGGCAGCCCCGTCTGCGCCCCCAATCCCTGAAGTGCTGATCACACCCTCTGAGTCCTCCCTAAGAATTTTAGTTGCCGAAGATAATGTCACCAATCAAAAGGTAGCCCTGCGGCAGTTAAAGAACCTTGGCTATGGGGCAGATGTGGTGAGTAATGGCCTAGAAGCCGTGCTGGCCTGGGAGACAGTCGGATATGATCTGATTTTTATGGATTGCCAAATGCCAGAAATGGATGGGTTTGAAGCCACTCGCCAAATTCGGGCTAAGGAACAACGGACTGCCACCCATGTGCCGATTATTGCCCTCACTGCC